One Microbacterium marinum genomic window carries:
- a CDS encoding MFS transporter yields the protein MTAPSSRLIVAIAALASAVAFLDGTVVNVALPAMSDELGGGLATQQWTVDAYLLTLSSLILFAGSVSDAYGRVLVLKIGLIGFGVASIAVGLAPDPVTLIIARALQGAAGAFLVPSSLALITSLLQGTAQSKAIGQWTAWTTGATLAGPLIGGVFVDTLSWRYAFLVNVIPIAATFVLLARMKGTDRRSPDARIDILSAALCTLGLGGIVFALIEQPNLGWTHEAIWMPLLAGTVLFVAFVLRQRTAAHPILPLGIFTVRNFWTGNVSTLFVYAALTLNGFVVGVYLQQGAGLSATLAGLASLPATLLLISLSSLAGTLSAKLGPRLFMTSGPLIMAAGSLLLLTVGEDFDYWTQVLPGLVVFGLGLALTVSPLTSTILGAIGGERSGIASATNNAVARIAGLVVIAVLAVIVGGTLDLDGFHRAAVATAALLAIGGVVAYAGIRNPRPASQPEEATNKPG from the coding sequence GTGACCGCACCCTCGTCCCGCCTCATCGTCGCGATCGCGGCGCTCGCATCAGCGGTCGCGTTCCTCGACGGCACGGTCGTGAACGTCGCCCTCCCCGCGATGAGCGACGAACTGGGCGGAGGCCTCGCGACTCAGCAGTGGACCGTCGACGCGTACCTGCTGACCCTGAGCTCACTCATCCTCTTCGCCGGCTCGGTGAGCGATGCGTACGGTCGCGTGCTGGTGCTCAAGATCGGGCTCATCGGGTTCGGCGTGGCATCCATCGCCGTCGGCCTCGCACCCGACCCGGTCACGCTCATCATCGCCCGCGCCCTCCAGGGTGCCGCAGGCGCGTTCCTCGTGCCGAGCTCGCTCGCCCTTATCACTTCGCTCCTCCAGGGCACCGCGCAATCGAAGGCGATCGGCCAGTGGACAGCCTGGACAACCGGCGCGACCCTCGCGGGCCCGCTCATCGGCGGCGTCTTCGTCGACACCCTGTCGTGGCGGTACGCGTTCCTTGTCAACGTCATCCCGATCGCCGCGACGTTCGTGCTGCTCGCCCGCATGAAGGGCACCGACCGCCGCTCCCCCGACGCCCGCATCGACATCCTCAGCGCCGCCCTGTGCACCCTCGGTCTCGGGGGGATCGTCTTCGCACTCATCGAACAACCGAACCTCGGTTGGACGCATGAGGCGATCTGGATGCCGCTCCTCGCCGGCACCGTCCTGTTCGTCGCGTTCGTCCTGCGCCAGCGCACCGCCGCGCACCCGATCCTCCCCCTCGGGATCTTCACCGTCCGGAACTTCTGGACCGGCAACGTCTCGACGTTATTCGTCTACGCCGCGCTGACGCTGAACGGGTTCGTCGTCGGCGTCTACCTGCAGCAGGGAGCGGGCCTCTCGGCCACCCTCGCCGGCCTCGCGAGCCTGCCCGCGACGCTGCTGCTCATCAGCCTGAGCTCGCTCGCCGGCACCCTGTCGGCGAAGCTCGGCCCGCGCCTGTTCATGACCTCTGGCCCACTCATCATGGCCGCAGGGTCGCTGCTGCTGCTCACCGTCGGCGAGGACTTCGACTACTGGACGCAGGTGCTCCCCGGCCTGGTCGTGTTCGGACTCGGCCTGGCCCTCACCGTCTCGCCGCTGACCTCCACGATCCTCGGCGCCATCGGTGGCGAGCGCAGCGGCATCGCGTCCGCGACCAACAACGCCGTCGCCCGCATCGCCGGGCTCGTCGTCATCGCCGTCCTCGCGGTGATCGTTGGCGGCACGCTCGATCTCGACGGCTTCCACCGCGCGGCGGTCGCAACGGCGGCCCTCCTCGCGATCGGCGGAGTTGTCGCGTACGCCGGTATCCGGAACCCGCGACCTGCGTCGCAACCTGAGGAGGCCACCAATAAACCCGGCTGA
- a CDS encoding maltokinase N-terminal cap-like domain-containing protein, translating to MRFEDDLGAWVARQRWYAGKSHEPRFRVLDARPTTGATTYLVMDDAGAVPTLYNVPLAHSDRSEGDDVAARDGDRHLVDATRHPDFTIGMLRDMGLDVDRVTSSRVLTGEQSNTSIVYDVDGTPAIILKLFRTLHHGENPDVTVQRVLSEAGSPFVPRFFGSLDAEWPDVGRPEGVARGTLGFAQEFLSGVRDGWAIALDEARAGRDFTAAARDLGIAVAGVHGALGAALETADADEAVVTTTGAAWARRLSIAATEVPAVAERRAEIDAVYRAALARPWPRLQRIHGDLHLGQVLAVPNGGWRIVDFEGEPLRPMEERAIPDLPPRDVAGMLRSFDYAAAVGGGPDAAAWAAACRAAFVEAYVSAPGAVALDPELLRALVLDKAVYESIYEARNRPDWLPVPLAGIDAALS from the coding sequence GTGCGATTCGAAGACGACCTCGGCGCCTGGGTGGCGCGACAGCGCTGGTATGCCGGCAAGAGTCACGAGCCCCGATTCCGCGTGCTCGACGCGCGACCCACCACCGGCGCGACAACCTACCTCGTGATGGACGACGCGGGTGCCGTTCCCACGCTGTACAACGTGCCCCTCGCACACAGCGACCGCAGCGAAGGGGACGACGTCGCCGCGCGCGACGGCGACCGTCATCTCGTCGACGCGACGCGGCATCCCGACTTCACCATCGGCATGCTCCGCGACATGGGACTCGACGTCGACCGCGTGACCTCCTCGCGCGTCCTCACCGGTGAGCAGTCGAACACCTCGATCGTCTACGACGTCGACGGGACACCCGCGATCATCCTGAAGCTCTTCCGCACCCTTCACCACGGTGAGAACCCCGACGTCACCGTCCAGCGCGTGCTCAGCGAGGCCGGCTCCCCCTTCGTCCCGCGGTTCTTCGGCAGCCTCGACGCGGAGTGGCCCGACGTGGGCAGACCCGAAGGCGTGGCCCGCGGCACCCTCGGCTTCGCGCAGGAGTTCTTGAGCGGCGTCCGCGACGGATGGGCGATCGCCCTGGACGAAGCCCGCGCCGGTCGCGACTTCACCGCCGCCGCCCGCGACCTGGGCATCGCCGTCGCCGGAGTGCACGGCGCCCTGGGCGCCGCCCTCGAGACGGCGGATGCCGATGAGGCCGTCGTCACGACCACGGGCGCCGCCTGGGCTCGTCGGCTGTCGATCGCGGCGACCGAGGTTCCCGCCGTCGCAGAGCGACGGGCCGAGATCGACGCGGTGTACCGAGCTGCGCTCGCCCGCCCCTGGCCGAGGCTGCAGCGGATCCACGGCGATCTCCACCTCGGTCAGGTGCTCGCCGTTCCCAACGGCGGTTGGCGCATCGTCGACTTCGAGGGCGAACCGCTCCGCCCGATGGAGGAGCGTGCGATCCCCGATCTCCCCCCGCGCGACGTCGCAGGAATGCTGCGCTCGTTCGACTACGCCGCCGCCGTCGGCGGGGGTCCGGATGCCGCCGCCTGGGCGGCCGCGTGCCGCGCGGCCTTCGTGGAGGCATACGTCTCAGCGCCCGGAGCTGTGGCGCTCGATCCGGAGCTGCTACGGGCGCTCGTCCTGGACAAGGCCGTGTACGAGTCCATCTACGAGGCGCGCAATCGCCCGGATTGGCTGCCCGTCCCGCTCGCGGGAATCGATGCCGCGTTGAGCTGA
- a CDS encoding L-lactate permease, producing MWTQTLDPTGQLWLSALIAVLPIAVFLIGLLVFKLSGLVAAAIAVIVEIVVAVWPFGMPIGSVAGAGLFGVLTAIWPIAYIIVMAVWLYRITVASGRFDVIRDSISGISPDQRIQVLLITFCFGAFLEGAAGFGVPIAICAALLVQLGFGPIKAAMLSLVANVAAGAYGAIGIPVIVGAQVGEVPLADLSADMVLVLQLLTFSVPFILVMILDGLRGLRETLPITAAVAVAYAGTQAVILLFLGPELADIVPGLVGMVVVFGVSRIWQPQRVYREGGSEIPDRVRQDFGDVVVAWSPFYILTGLIFVWSIPWFKALFAAEGPLAWLTFAVPIPGITGVVVPAGSDAAVATTWAFTPVNATGTAILIAVIVSFLTMPRVSVDELGRQLVGTVRALGTPIILIALILVIANIANFSGGSATIGNALAAVGLVFPLFAPIIGWFGVFVTGSVVNNNTLFAHLQTVTAQRIGVDPTLLVAANTAGGTVAKVVSPQSIAIAAGAVGLTGRESEILRASIKYSLGMLAYVCVWVFLLSLVR from the coding sequence ATGTGGACTCAGACGCTTGACCCGACCGGCCAACTCTGGCTGTCCGCTCTCATCGCTGTTCTCCCTATCGCCGTCTTCCTGATCGGCTTGCTCGTCTTCAAGCTCAGCGGCCTCGTCGCCGCGGCGATTGCCGTCATCGTGGAGATCGTCGTCGCGGTGTGGCCGTTCGGGATGCCGATCGGCTCAGTCGCCGGCGCGGGGCTCTTCGGGGTCCTCACCGCGATCTGGCCGATCGCGTACATCATCGTCATGGCCGTGTGGCTGTACCGCATCACCGTCGCCAGCGGGCGCTTCGATGTCATCCGCGACAGCATCTCCGGCATCTCACCCGATCAACGCATCCAGGTGCTGCTCATCACCTTCTGCTTCGGAGCGTTCCTCGAGGGCGCAGCGGGGTTCGGTGTGCCGATCGCCATCTGCGCCGCGCTGCTCGTGCAACTTGGGTTCGGCCCGATCAAAGCCGCCATGCTGTCGCTCGTTGCCAACGTCGCCGCCGGGGCATACGGAGCGATTGGTATTCCCGTCATCGTCGGCGCGCAGGTCGGTGAGGTGCCACTCGCCGACCTGTCCGCCGATATGGTACTCGTCCTCCAACTTCTCACCTTCAGCGTGCCGTTCATCCTCGTCATGATCCTCGACGGCCTTCGCGGGCTGCGAGAGACACTCCCGATCACCGCGGCCGTCGCCGTCGCGTACGCAGGCACACAAGCCGTCATCCTGCTCTTCCTCGGCCCCGAGCTCGCGGACATCGTCCCGGGGCTGGTGGGAATGGTTGTCGTCTTCGGGGTCTCGCGGATTTGGCAGCCGCAACGCGTCTATCGCGAAGGGGGGAGTGAGATCCCGGATCGCGTTCGACAGGACTTCGGCGATGTCGTGGTCGCGTGGAGCCCGTTCTACATCCTCACCGGCCTCATCTTCGTGTGGAGCATTCCGTGGTTCAAGGCGCTCTTCGCTGCCGAAGGCCCGCTGGCGTGGTTGACCTTCGCTGTCCCGATCCCGGGTATCACGGGCGTCGTCGTTCCCGCCGGGTCCGACGCAGCGGTCGCGACAACCTGGGCATTCACCCCGGTCAACGCCACCGGTACAGCGATTCTCATCGCGGTGATCGTCTCCTTCCTCACGATGCCGCGAGTGAGCGTCGACGAGCTGGGGCGACAGCTCGTCGGGACCGTTCGAGCCCTGGGCACGCCGATCATCCTGATCGCACTGATCCTCGTCATCGCGAACATCGCCAACTTCTCCGGAGGGTCCGCAACGATCGGCAACGCCCTGGCGGCGGTGGGCCTCGTGTTCCCGCTGTTTGCGCCGATCATCGGCTGGTTCGGTGTGTTCGTGACAGGGTCGGTGGTGAACAACAACACGCTCTTCGCGCACCTCCAAACCGTCACTGCGCAGCGCATTGGGGTCGACCCGACGCTGCTCGTTGCCGCCAACACTGCCGGTGGCACCGTCGCGAAGGTGGTCTCACCGCAGTCGATCGCCATCGCGGCGGGTGCCGTCGGGCTGACCGGCCGCGAGAGCGAGATCCTGCGGGCGTCGATCAAGTACAGCCTCGGCATGCTCGCCTACGTGTGCGTCTGGGTGTTCTTGCTCTCGCTCGTGCGCTGA
- the radA gene encoding DNA repair protein RadA — protein sequence MASRRPAPTAAFRCTECGWTTAKWVGRCGECQQWGTVVESSTQTGITASVTPLAPTRSARPITQIDTRETPRRTSGVGEFDRVLGGGVVPGAAILLSGEPGVGKSTLLLEVAAQSARSGRRVLYVSAEESLSQVRLRAERTGALHDELYLASETDLATTLGHIDDVRPDLLIVDSVQTVSSSLIDGAAGQPSQVREVASTLIRVAKERDLPVIIVGHVTKDGQVAGPRVLEHLVDVVCHFEGDRQTSLRFVRALKNRFGATDEVGCFDMTGDGIAEVPDPSSLFLSNRRSEPGTCVTVALEGRRALPVEVQALTLRTTAPNPRRIVSGVDGARVAMVLAVLEKRAGITLSDQDVYVSTVGGVRLTEPAADLAIALAIASAASERPNPAGVAAIGELSLSGEIRRVTQHDQRRSEAARLGYGAVIDAAAGTLRAALAERSRHHAPTPGDEPGF from the coding sequence ATGGCTTCTCGTCGTCCCGCACCGACTGCCGCCTTCCGCTGCACGGAGTGCGGGTGGACGACGGCGAAGTGGGTGGGTCGCTGCGGCGAATGCCAGCAGTGGGGCACCGTCGTCGAGTCGTCGACGCAGACCGGCATCACCGCGTCGGTGACGCCCCTGGCCCCGACGCGCAGCGCGCGCCCGATCACCCAGATCGACACCCGCGAGACCCCGCGGCGCACGAGCGGCGTCGGAGAGTTCGACCGCGTGCTCGGCGGTGGCGTGGTGCCGGGCGCCGCCATCCTCCTCTCCGGCGAACCGGGCGTCGGCAAGTCGACGCTGCTCCTCGAGGTGGCAGCCCAGAGCGCCCGTTCCGGCCGTCGCGTCCTCTACGTGAGCGCGGAGGAGTCACTGAGCCAGGTCCGCCTCCGCGCCGAGCGCACAGGCGCCCTCCACGACGAGCTCTACCTCGCCAGCGAGACCGACCTGGCGACCACCCTCGGCCACATCGACGACGTGCGTCCCGACCTCCTCATCGTGGACTCGGTGCAGACCGTGTCGTCCTCGCTCATCGACGGAGCCGCCGGGCAACCCAGCCAGGTGCGCGAAGTGGCATCCACCCTCATCCGCGTCGCGAAGGAGCGTGACCTGCCCGTCATCATCGTCGGGCACGTCACGAAGGACGGCCAGGTCGCCGGCCCCCGCGTCCTCGAGCATCTCGTCGACGTCGTCTGCCACTTCGAGGGCGACCGGCAGACCTCCCTCCGCTTCGTGCGCGCGCTGAAGAACCGTTTCGGTGCGACCGACGAAGTCGGCTGCTTCGACATGACCGGCGACGGCATCGCCGAAGTGCCCGATCCGAGCTCCCTCTTCCTCAGCAACCGCCGGAGCGAACCCGGCACGTGCGTGACGGTCGCCCTCGAGGGACGGCGCGCACTCCCGGTCGAGGTGCAGGCACTCACCCTCCGCACAACAGCGCCGAACCCGCGGCGAATCGTCAGCGGCGTCGACGGGGCACGAGTGGCGATGGTGCTCGCCGTGCTCGAGAAGCGCGCCGGCATCACCCTGTCCGACCAGGACGTCTACGTCTCGACGGTCGGTGGCGTCAGACTCACCGAGCCCGCTGCCGACCTCGCGATCGCGCTCGCCATCGCCAGCGCGGCATCCGAGCGGCCCAATCCCGCCGGCGTCGCGGCGATCGGCGAGCTCAGCCTGTCGGGCGAGATCCGCCGCGTCACCCAGCACGATCAGCGCCGCAGCGAAGCCGCCCGTCTGGGGTACGGGGCCGTCATCGACGCGGCAGCGGGCACGCTGCGCGCCGCACTCGCCGAACGCAGCCGGCACCACGCGCCGACACCGGGCGACGAGCCGGGGTTCTGA
- a CDS encoding dehydrogenase — protein sequence MAGKKRDKKPLEFRNTQLADALQTQDMAALAFALRHGPTVVPLLRPGQRDDPRDDGEVWTYRDPNTGDVALLLFSDAANKPAALPPGVGLQSPAWLRAFLGTHGDQITTVFFDIAGPHAMQASPVDLLAALEA from the coding sequence ATGGCCGGCAAGAAGCGAGACAAGAAGCCGCTCGAGTTCCGCAACACGCAGCTCGCGGACGCCCTGCAGACGCAGGACATGGCGGCGCTCGCGTTCGCGCTCCGGCACGGGCCGACGGTGGTCCCGCTCCTGCGCCCCGGTCAGCGCGACGACCCCCGCGACGACGGCGAGGTGTGGACCTATCGGGATCCGAACACCGGCGACGTCGCCCTTCTGCTGTTCAGCGATGCGGCGAACAAGCCGGCGGCGCTCCCGCCAGGTGTCGGGCTGCAGTCACCGGCGTGGCTGCGGGCCTTCCTGGGAACCCACGGCGACCAGATCACGACGGTCTTCTTCGACATCGCGGGACCGCACGCGATGCAGGCGTCGCCCGTCGATCTCCTCGCCGCGCTCGAGGCCTGA
- a CDS encoding L-lactate dehydrogenase → MSVIENSKLTVVGAGAVGSSVAYAALIRGSARHVALYDIAAEKVEAEVLDLAHGAQFTGSSDIIGAADISVAAGSHVVVITAGAKQNPGQTRTELAGVNAGILRKMLPQLLEVAPNAVYVIVTNPCDVLTVIGQETTGLPPERIFASGTVLDTSRLRWKLAQRAGVSTSSVHAHIIGEHGDTEFPLWSHATIGTVPILDWEPLDGQPRFTKEELDGIAVDVRDAAYTVIRGKGATNYAIGLSSARIVEAILGDQHAVMPVSTVLSGFHGIDGVALSVPSVVSSAGAKPIHGTAFSDDELGLLRRSAGALRDVADSLR, encoded by the coding sequence ATGAGCGTCATCGAGAACTCGAAACTCACCGTCGTCGGGGCGGGAGCGGTCGGCTCCAGCGTGGCCTACGCGGCCCTCATCCGAGGTTCGGCCCGTCACGTCGCGCTGTACGACATCGCCGCCGAGAAGGTCGAAGCCGAGGTCCTCGACCTCGCCCACGGCGCCCAGTTCACCGGTTCGAGCGACATCATCGGCGCGGCGGACATCTCGGTCGCCGCCGGCTCGCACGTCGTCGTCATCACGGCGGGTGCGAAGCAGAACCCGGGCCAGACCCGCACCGAACTGGCAGGTGTGAACGCCGGCATCCTGCGAAAGATGCTCCCGCAGCTGCTGGAGGTCGCACCGAACGCCGTCTACGTCATCGTCACGAACCCCTGCGACGTCCTCACCGTGATCGGTCAGGAGACGACCGGCCTGCCTCCCGAGCGGATCTTCGCCTCGGGCACCGTGCTCGACACCTCGCGGCTGCGGTGGAAGCTCGCGCAGCGCGCCGGCGTCTCGACGTCGAGCGTGCACGCCCACATCATCGGCGAGCACGGCGACACCGAGTTCCCGCTCTGGTCGCACGCCACGATCGGCACGGTCCCGATTCTGGACTGGGAGCCGCTCGACGGTCAGCCGCGCTTCACGAAGGAAGAGCTCGACGGCATCGCGGTGGACGTGCGGGATGCCGCCTACACGGTGATCCGCGGCAAGGGGGCGACGAACTACGCGATCGGCCTCTCGAGCGCGCGGATCGTGGAGGCGATCCTCGGCGACCAGCACGCCGTCATGCCCGTCTCCACGGTGCTCAGCGGATTCCACGGCATCGACGGCGTGGCCCTGTCCGTGCCGTCGGTGGTCAGCAGCGCGGGCGCGAAGCCGATCCACGGCACAGCGTTCTCGGACGACGAGCTCGGGCTGCTCCGGCGGTCGGCGGGAGCCCTCCGCGACGTCGCCGACTCGCTGCGCTGA
- a CDS encoding arsenic resistance protein yields MSAAQGWAERHQIAFYVVAIAAGLTLGWLIPSAPTLDVAITPVLSVLLFVTFLGVPFGRIAEAFRDLRFLVTLLILNFAIVPLIVFVLSRFVATDAALLIGVLLVLLTPCVDYVIVFTGLAGGAQDKLLAAAPLLMLLQMLLLPVYLTAFAGQGMLGGIDAAPFIEAFVFLIVVPLLLAAVTQWAARRTSWARGVERVGAASMVPLMVLTLFVVVASQAALVLGNVAALAAVLPIFAGFLVVMALVGIAVARVAKLDVPSARAVTFSGATRNSLVVLPLALALPAEFALAPAVVVAQTLIELIGMVVYVRVIPKLIPAH; encoded by the coding sequence GTGAGCGCTGCGCAGGGGTGGGCGGAACGCCACCAGATCGCGTTCTACGTCGTCGCGATCGCCGCGGGCCTCACGCTCGGCTGGCTGATCCCGTCGGCCCCCACGCTCGACGTCGCGATCACCCCCGTCCTCTCGGTTCTGCTGTTCGTGACGTTCCTCGGCGTCCCCTTCGGGCGCATCGCCGAGGCGTTCCGCGACCTGCGGTTCCTCGTGACGTTGCTGATCCTCAACTTCGCGATCGTCCCGCTCATCGTCTTCGTGCTGTCCCGCTTCGTCGCGACGGATGCCGCGCTGCTGATCGGCGTGCTGCTGGTCTTGCTCACCCCGTGCGTCGACTACGTGATCGTGTTCACTGGCCTCGCCGGCGGCGCCCAGGACAAGCTGCTGGCCGCGGCGCCGCTGCTGATGCTCCTGCAGATGTTGTTGCTCCCCGTGTACCTCACGGCGTTCGCGGGACAGGGGATGCTCGGCGGCATCGACGCGGCGCCCTTCATCGAAGCGTTCGTCTTCCTCATCGTGGTCCCGCTGCTGCTCGCGGCGGTGACCCAGTGGGCCGCGCGTCGCACGAGCTGGGCCCGCGGCGTGGAACGGGTCGGCGCGGCATCCATGGTGCCGTTGATGGTACTCACCCTGTTCGTGGTCGTCGCGTCGCAGGCGGCGCTCGTCCTCGGCAACGTCGCGGCGCTCGCCGCGGTGCTGCCGATCTTCGCCGGCTTCCTCGTCGTGATGGCGCTCGTCGGCATCGCCGTCGCCCGCGTTGCGAAGCTCGATGTCCCGAGTGCGCGGGCGGTGACGTTCTCCGGTGCGACGCGGAACTCGCTCGTCGTCCTTCCGCTGGCGCTCGCGCTCCCCGCCGAGTTCGCGCTCGCACCCGCAGTGGTCGTCGCGCAGACCCTCATCGAACTCATCGGCATGGTCGTCTACGTCCGTGTGATCCCGAAGCTCATCCCGGCGCACTGA
- the treS gene encoding maltose alpha-D-glucosyltransferase: MAHEDDRPEDLYTGPIDLSALAAAEEGDLEMPEISYDEQRYPARPRRLRPRDNLRGSSVRRIRTDPRTANGTNPSYIEWLVRQSMLKDADVLARQLSGQPTMWRNAYARPDARRAIATSDVWFTAYPISLITRPGQSFLAALGDDELWSTFERIGITAIHTGPVKRAGGIAGWGETPSVDGHFDRISTAIDSAFGTEDEFRDLCDVADSHGGSIIDDIVPGHTGKGADFRLAEMGFKDYPGIYHMVAIPPEDWHLLPDVPQGYDSVNLDPATEHELAEHGYIIGALQRVIFYTPGVKETNWSATAPVVGPDGITRRWVYLHYFKQGQPSINWLDPTFAGMRLVIGDALHSLGELGTSALRLDANGFLGVEKSTEGLPAWSEGHPLSHAANHIIAGMVRKVGGFTFQELNLTIEDIRDTGAVGADLSYDFIGRPGYHHALATGQTEFLRLALTTSLELGVAPVQLVHGLQNHDELTYELVHWATRHGDDVYAFRGEEISGGEIAEVVRAELTEALVDAGDYNRVFTQNGIACTTTSLIAATRGIPRLDDITDADVPAIRDAHLLLCAYNAWQPGVFALSGWDLVGMLTLPADEVADLIGAGDTRWIERGAHDLLDVDPDATRSTSGMPRGRALYGPLPAQLDDPESFASRLSAILDLRREHGIATATQVDIPEVAHAGMLVSVHRLDDGQADTDAALQVTVLNFSADPVEGTVRSEHLTPQSRVVDAATGETIGRVDDLQSFSVSLPGYGAMFLLLEAPEAE; this comes from the coding sequence ATGGCGCATGAGGACGACCGACCCGAGGATCTCTACACCGGCCCCATCGACCTGTCGGCGCTCGCCGCAGCCGAAGAGGGCGACCTCGAGATGCCCGAGATCAGCTACGACGAGCAGCGCTACCCCGCCCGTCCGCGCCGGCTGCGCCCGCGCGACAACCTGCGCGGCAGCAGCGTCCGCCGCATCCGCACGGATCCCCGGACCGCCAACGGCACGAACCCGTCATACATCGAGTGGCTCGTGCGTCAGTCCATGCTGAAGGATGCCGATGTGCTCGCCCGGCAACTCTCGGGTCAGCCGACCATGTGGCGCAACGCTTACGCCCGCCCCGACGCGCGACGCGCGATCGCGACGAGCGACGTCTGGTTCACGGCGTACCCGATCTCGCTCATCACCCGACCGGGGCAGTCGTTCCTCGCCGCCCTCGGGGATGACGAGCTGTGGTCGACGTTCGAGCGCATCGGGATCACAGCGATCCACACCGGTCCGGTCAAGCGTGCCGGTGGCATCGCGGGGTGGGGGGAGACGCCGAGCGTCGACGGTCACTTCGACCGCATCAGCACGGCCATCGATTCCGCGTTCGGCACCGAGGACGAGTTCCGCGACCTGTGCGACGTGGCTGATTCGCACGGCGGCAGCATCATCGACGACATCGTCCCGGGGCACACCGGCAAGGGCGCCGACTTCCGCCTGGCCGAGATGGGCTTCAAGGACTACCCGGGGATCTACCACATGGTCGCGATCCCGCCCGAGGACTGGCACCTGCTGCCCGATGTGCCGCAGGGATACGACAGCGTCAACCTCGATCCCGCGACCGAGCACGAGCTCGCCGAGCACGGGTACATCATCGGCGCGCTGCAGCGTGTGATCTTCTACACGCCCGGTGTGAAGGAGACGAACTGGAGCGCCACCGCGCCGGTCGTCGGTCCCGACGGGATCACGCGGCGCTGGGTATACCTGCACTACTTCAAGCAGGGGCAGCCCTCGATCAACTGGCTCGACCCCACCTTCGCGGGCATGCGGCTCGTCATCGGCGACGCACTGCACTCTCTCGGCGAACTCGGGACGAGCGCCCTCCGCCTCGATGCCAACGGCTTCCTCGGTGTCGAGAAGAGCACGGAGGGGCTCCCGGCGTGGTCGGAGGGTCACCCGCTCTCACACGCCGCGAACCACATCATCGCGGGGATGGTCCGCAAGGTCGGCGGGTTCACCTTCCAGGAGCTGAACCTCACGATCGAGGACATCCGCGATACCGGCGCGGTCGGCGCCGACCTCTCGTACGACTTCATCGGCCGCCCCGGGTACCACCACGCGCTCGCCACGGGTCAGACGGAGTTCCTCCGGCTCGCCCTCACCACCTCCCTCGAGCTCGGCGTCGCGCCCGTGCAGCTCGTGCACGGTCTGCAGAACCACGATGAGCTCACCTACGAGTTGGTGCACTGGGCGACCCGTCACGGCGATGACGTCTACGCGTTCCGTGGCGAGGAGATCTCGGGCGGCGAGATCGCCGAGGTCGTCCGCGCCGAGCTGACCGAAGCGCTCGTCGACGCCGGCGACTACAACCGAGTCTTCACCCAGAACGGCATCGCTTGCACGACGACGTCGCTGATCGCCGCCACCCGCGGCATCCCCCGCCTCGACGACATCACCGATGCCGACGTTCCCGCGATCCGCGACGCGCACCTGCTCCTGTGCGCCTACAACGCCTGGCAGCCCGGCGTCTTCGCCCTCTCCGGGTGGGACCTCGTCGGCATGCTGACCCTGCCCGCCGACGAGGTCGCCGATCTCATCGGCGCCGGCGACACCCGGTGGATCGAGCGCGGTGCGCACGACCTGCTCGATGTGGATCCGGACGCCACGCGTTCGACGTCCGGCATGCCGCGCGGCCGTGCGCTGTACGGCCCGCTGCCCGCGCAGCTGGATGACCCGGAGTCGTTCGCGTCGCGGTTGAGCGCCATCCTCGACCTCCGCCGGGAGCACGGGATCGCCACGGCCACCCAGGTCGACATCCCGGAGGTCGCGCACGCCGGGATGCTCGTGTCGGTGCACCGTCTCGACGACGGGCAGGCGGACACGGATGCCGCGCTGCAGGTCACGGTCCTGAACTTCTCGGCGGACCCCGTCGAGGGGACGGTGCGGTCGGAGCACCTCACGCCGCAGAGCCGTGTCGTCGACGCCGCGACCGGGGAGACCATCGGTCGCGTCGACGATCTGCAGAGCTTCTCGGTCTCGCTGCCGGGGTACGGCGCGATGTTCCTCCTGCTGGAGGCGCCTGAGGCGGAGTGA
- a CDS encoding amino-acid N-acetyltransferase, whose amino-acid sequence MTSPGEDPAFEVRQARTSDVPGILELLEPWVTKRILLGKERVTLYETVQEFVVAESAGRLVGCGALHVMWEDLGEIRTLIVADDWLHRGVGGAVVDRLERNARTLGLTRLFCLTFEVPFFSRRGFETIGEQVVAPDVYSQLLRSPDEGVAEFLDLAHVKPNTLGNTRMLKQL is encoded by the coding sequence ATGACTTCTCCGGGCGAGGATCCCGCATTCGAGGTGCGGCAGGCGCGCACGTCGGACGTGCCCGGCATCCTCGAGCTGCTCGAGCCGTGGGTGACCAAGCGCATCCTGCTCGGAAAAGAGCGGGTGACGCTGTACGAGACCGTTCAGGAGTTCGTCGTGGCCGAGTCGGCCGGGCGGCTGGTGGGGTGCGGCGCTCTGCACGTCATGTGGGAGGACCTGGGCGAGATCCGCACGCTGATCGTCGCGGACGACTGGCTGCACCGCGGGGTGGGCGGCGCCGTCGTCGACCGGCTGGAGCGCAACGCCCGCACCCTGGGACTGACGCGGCTGTTCTGCCTCACGTTCGAGGTGCCGTTCTTCTCCCGCCGCGGTTTCGAGACGATCGGTGAGCAGGTCGTGGCACCCGACGTGTACTCGCAGCTGCTGCGGAGTCCCGACGAGGGCGTTGCGGAGTTCCTCGATCTCGCCCACGTGAAGCCCAACACGCTGGGCAACACCCGCATGCTCAAGCAGTTGTAG